The following are encoded together in the Flavihumibacter fluvii genome:
- a CDS encoding DUF5977 domain-containing protein, with the protein MQVLLLRKRVVCAVSVCLLVGYFLLPNVLFAQVNLQTGAAFYTLPVFDWTDTKTNLSSGISLQYNSGNGLNVNEVASNIGQGWHLQAGGFITRIQAGEPDDQLAFSGTVGKEHLSKYPAGYLKANTNPALGCPTGLTKYPLYKKRNQLYSQHNELTEDKQPDKFAFQFNGKAGIFIVDDVTGNVGITIGNTNLKISYTESDLTSQGIRTRISSFTIQDVDGLIYRFAKLGVAKILRSEFTDYSKTARARQPDLGYGKVFYQASFEDTDIVNPFIVNAWFLTEIEEPFSVRKVLFNYTDRTLDNFAGYDISYNANKDFGVISYKRSYTKTPFLTSIVYPDGYTAQFNYGANRIDLVGDKVMSSIDINYGARAVSKYLIGTTYFIGNRYGTPVNPEQKSMARLCLKSVKKVGTDLKDEAKPYIFDYYMGSNAPDDKVPAPFCYTKDIWGYYNGNASIGFNNDIISINPKIPDFGLNIIKGLCFRNASSSNVILNPKTGYAKNGLLRQIVFPTGGTLSYEYAQNIAIINGVNQNVGGVHAINTKTTDGTINNCSNPLTTNYNFELEGPGNVSSLWGVEMPNNAIISKTKYTPEDRNYKYSFPFGECYYEYFYPGILSASQTVDLSDWQRISQSAGPALNVLSAVSTVCDIITIASGSSVVMSWVGVICTVVSGIVTLSYTCLKDFSDNNQCTMYYNFDLNSISGLPAQFKRVSVQDGVGGIGKTVQEFTSDQDYAIWEPVNNFKSVKQRFAPWAYGLPKRIINYDALGNKVREIVNTYNFDSSRISIGTIGCKCDIQEMSSQRGDNWANPALYNSPTSYTINEIPNILGVETYSHYTGRTLLSSSRDITYKVGDETKFVEKVTNYSYNNGAPNYLVNTVTTINSSGEYEVRDIKYPGNFSGGFINDMLAKNIVATPIAIKFYKINGHIFSYLHETVTEYGLQSGGFFKPVKVLQQRFSQPSTSINAYSGPLTTTYSNYATTRQFFYSPTGDMIGMKDEGGRVITNIYDYAPLKLVATVLNADPVNDKVNYTSFETTGLGGWTLTGGAATYGVDAINGTRSLTLNARTLSGNLTTSKPYILSYWGTGAATVSTGATMTKSSPSINGFTYYEYSVAQGTSSISITGNIFIDELRLYPANARMQTVTFDPLVGKTSECDENNRIVYYEYDLLGRLSFVRDEKSNILKAYEYNAVSTQSGCPLIYYNKLISEAFYRNNCAAGYQGGSALYSIPADKYSSTISQEDADSKAELELLRQGQAFANSSGSCSLIYYNDIQTKSEITQGCSVGFKGSSKTYTVAANKYSSIISKADANAKAIFEMNANAAAYADTASCVIDSNPQWDWLDSTYCLTVNGQLPAHEFAKVKDINPNSSTYNQISWKDMGTGPCPSGTYFNAVKSQTFYKACTGGAAGSAVVYTVPPGKYSSVTSQAAADQLAQNEINANGQAYANANGTCTTVIYANLFSNNVFNNGVSGTADFYIKFTNDLGNPISVTGVTVNYKSVRKNCNGTSPITTNFSATGSGTQIYLGNLVTYQNDGVHCWNWTFTILSGTGYQIGN; encoded by the coding sequence ATGCAAGTTTTATTATTAAGAAAAAGAGTCGTTTGTGCGGTAAGTGTTTGTCTTTTGGTTGGTTACTTTCTGTTGCCAAATGTATTGTTTGCTCAAGTAAATCTTCAAACGGGCGCTGCGTTTTATACTTTACCTGTATTTGATTGGACAGATACTAAAACAAATTTAAGTTCTGGAATTTCATTGCAATATAATTCTGGAAATGGCCTTAATGTAAATGAAGTTGCTTCTAATATTGGGCAGGGCTGGCATTTACAAGCCGGTGGTTTTATAACGAGGATTCAAGCAGGCGAACCGGATGATCAATTGGCATTTAGCGGCACAGTTGGTAAAGAGCATCTCAGTAAATATCCAGCCGGGTATTTGAAAGCTAATACAAATCCTGCATTGGGTTGCCCCACTGGGTTGACAAAATACCCGCTCTACAAAAAGAGGAACCAACTGTATTCCCAACATAATGAATTAACTGAAGACAAGCAGCCTGACAAGTTTGCTTTTCAATTTAATGGGAAAGCCGGAATATTTATTGTCGATGATGTTACTGGAAATGTGGGCATAACCATCGGTAATACAAATTTAAAGATTTCGTATACAGAAAGCGACTTGACAAGCCAGGGGATCAGGACACGAATTAGTTCCTTTACCATACAGGATGTAGACGGTTTGATCTACAGGTTTGCCAAGCTTGGTGTTGCTAAAATTTTAAGGAGTGAATTTACGGATTATAGTAAAACAGCAAGAGCAAGGCAGCCTGACCTGGGTTACGGCAAAGTCTTTTACCAGGCGTCTTTTGAAGATACCGATATAGTGAACCCATTTATTGTGAATGCCTGGTTTCTAACTGAGATCGAAGAACCTTTTAGCGTCAGAAAAGTGTTATTCAATTATACGGACAGAACACTGGATAATTTTGCGGGTTATGATATTTCGTATAATGCCAATAAGGATTTTGGTGTCATTTCCTACAAGCGATCCTACACTAAAACCCCCTTTTTAACTTCAATTGTTTATCCTGATGGATATACTGCTCAATTCAATTATGGTGCCAATCGAATTGACTTAGTTGGCGACAAGGTAATGAGTTCAATTGACATTAATTATGGCGCCCGAGCCGTTTCTAAATATTTAATTGGGACAACTTATTTTATTGGAAATAGGTATGGAACGCCTGTAAATCCGGAGCAGAAAAGCATGGCAAGGCTTTGTTTGAAATCAGTCAAAAAAGTTGGAACTGATTTAAAAGATGAGGCCAAGCCTTATATATTTGACTATTATATGGGTTCCAATGCCCCTGATGATAAAGTGCCAGCACCATTTTGTTACACAAAGGATATCTGGGGTTATTATAATGGAAATGCGAGTATCGGGTTTAATAATGATATAATCAGTATCAATCCTAAAATTCCTGATTTTGGCCTTAACATAATAAAAGGGTTATGTTTTAGGAATGCCTCAAGTTCTAATGTAATTCTCAATCCCAAAACAGGGTATGCGAAGAATGGTTTGTTGAGACAGATTGTATTCCCTACAGGGGGTACACTAAGCTATGAGTATGCGCAGAATATTGCTATAATTAATGGAGTAAACCAAAATGTTGGTGGCGTTCACGCGATTAATACGAAAACTACGGATGGGACAATAAATAATTGTAGTAACCCATTAACTACTAATTACAATTTTGAATTGGAGGGGCCTGGCAATGTGTCTTCTTTATGGGGAGTGGAAATGCCAAATAATGCAATTATCAGTAAAACCAAATATACTCCCGAGGATAGAAATTATAAATATAGTTTTCCTTTCGGCGAGTGTTATTATGAGTATTTCTATCCTGGGATACTTTCTGCGAGCCAGACAGTAGATTTATCTGATTGGCAAAGAATTTCCCAATCGGCTGGGCCAGCACTTAATGTATTAAGCGCTGTTTCGACTGTTTGTGATATAATTACAATTGCTTCTGGTTCTAGTGTGGTGATGTCATGGGTCGGAGTAATTTGTACTGTAGTATCTGGAATTGTTACGCTTTCTTATACTTGCTTAAAGGATTTTTCAGATAACAATCAATGCACGATGTATTACAATTTTGATTTGAATTCTATTTCTGGGCTACCTGCACAGTTTAAGCGTGTTTCGGTGCAGGATGGTGTTGGGGGAATTGGAAAAACAGTTCAGGAATTTACCAGTGATCAAGATTATGCTATTTGGGAACCTGTGAATAATTTCAAAAGTGTCAAACAACGGTTTGCACCCTGGGCCTATGGCCTTCCTAAAAGAATAATCAATTATGATGCTTTGGGTAATAAAGTGAGGGAAATAGTCAATACTTACAATTTTGACAGTTCAAGAATTTCTATAGGTACAATAGGTTGTAAATGTGATATTCAGGAAATGTCTTCACAACGTGGTGATAATTGGGCAAATCCAGCACTTTACAATAGCCCGACCTCTTATACTATCAATGAAATTCCTAATATTTTGGGAGTAGAAACTTACAGCCATTATACTGGGAGGACCTTATTAAGTTCATCCCGAGATATTACCTATAAAGTAGGTGATGAAACAAAATTTGTTGAAAAAGTTACAAATTATTCATACAATAACGGGGCACCAAATTATTTAGTTAATACTGTAACTACAATTAATAGTAGTGGTGAATATGAGGTTAGAGATATTAAATACCCAGGTAATTTTTCAGGGGGTTTCATTAATGATATGCTTGCCAAAAACATTGTAGCTACTCCTATAGCTATCAAGTTTTATAAAATCAATGGGCACATATTTTCATACTTGCATGAAACTGTAACTGAGTATGGACTCCAGTCTGGTGGATTTTTTAAGCCTGTGAAAGTGCTGCAACAGAGATTTTCTCAACCTTCAACAAGTATCAATGCTTATTCTGGTCCGTTAACGACTACATATTCTAATTATGCAACAACCCGGCAATTTTTTTATTCCCCTACTGGTGATATGATTGGGATGAAAGATGAGGGTGGTCGAGTCATTACTAATATTTATGATTATGCGCCTTTGAAATTAGTTGCCACGGTGCTTAATGCTGATCCTGTTAATGATAAAGTAAATTATACAAGCTTCGAAACTACTGGCTTAGGAGGTTGGACCTTAACAGGTGGGGCAGCAACATATGGTGTTGATGCAATAAATGGAACCCGTTCCCTTACCTTAAATGCAAGAACACTTTCGGGTAATTTAACGACAAGTAAACCTTATATTTTATCATATTGGGGTACAGGAGCTGCCACTGTTTCTACTGGTGCCACTATGACAAAATCTTCTCCCAGTATCAATGGATTTACTTACTACGAATATTCAGTTGCACAAGGGACATCATCTATTTCAATAACAGGTAATATTTTTATTGATGAGCTTAGGTTATATCCTGCCAATGCACGGATGCAGACTGTAACTTTTGATCCATTAGTTGGGAAGACATCAGAATGTGATGAGAATAATAGGATAGTTTATTACGAGTATGATTTATTGGGTCGTTTGAGTTTTGTGCGTGATGAAAAATCAAATATCCTTAAAGCATATGAATACAATGCTGTTTCCACCCAAAGTGGCTGTCCGTTAATTTATTATAACAAATTAATTTCAGAAGCTTTCTATCGTAATAATTGTGCAGCCGGTTATCAAGGGGGAAGTGCATTGTATTCAATTCCAGCTGATAAGTATTCTTCCACAATTAGCCAGGAAGATGCTGATTCCAAAGCAGAGCTTGAATTGCTACGGCAGGGGCAGGCATTTGCAAACAGTTCGGGTTCCTGTTCTTTAATATATTATAATGATATTCAAACTAAGTCTGAAATCACACAAGGATGTAGTGTTGGATTTAAAGGATCATCTAAGACCTATACAGTGGCTGCGAACAAATATTCATCAATAATTAGCAAGGCGGATGCAAACGCTAAAGCAATTTTTGAAATGAATGCCAATGCTGCTGCATATGCGGATACTGCTTCATGTGTTATAGATAGTAATCCTCAATGGGACTGGTTGGATTCAACATATTGTCTGACTGTAAATGGCCAATTGCCAGCACACGAATTCGCAAAAGTTAAGGACATTAATCCAAACAGTTCAACTTACAACCAGATTTCATGGAAGGATATGGGAACTGGCCCCTGCCCTTCAGGCACATATTTTAATGCTGTGAAATCGCAGACATTTTATAAGGCATGTACTGGTGGTGCCGCTGGAAGTGCAGTTGTGTATACTGTTCCTCCAGGAAAGTATAGTTCAGTTACAAGCCAGGCAGCGGCAGACCAATTGGCGCAGAATGAAATTAATGCGAATGGCCAGGCATATGCGAATGCAAATGGCACATGCACAACAGTTATTTATGCAAATCTATTTTCAAATAATGTATTTAATAATGGTGTAAGTGGAACCGCCGACTTCTATATTAAGTTTACTAACGACCTGGGCAATCCAATATCTGTCACAGGGGTAACTGTTAATTATAAGAGCGTAAGGAAAAATTGCAATGGTACAAGCCCTATAACTACAAATTTCTCGGCAACTGGTAGTGGAACTCAAATTTATCTTGGCAATTTAGTTACATACCAAAACGATGGCGTACACTGTTGGAATTGGACTTTTACTATCCTATCGGGAACAGGATACCAAATTGGAAACTAA